In Stieleria varia, one genomic interval encodes:
- a CDS encoding chloride channel protein translates to MSDRSLADTRVHRWMKRFELHSLGKWIFLASLIGLVAGLAAIAFDVLGQFVLRFTLGQFAGYSPSEAIGEHSRFGHAEVAFSPWMVIAVMTLGGLVSGIIVYTLAPETAGAGTDAAIDAFHNKRGKIRGRVPLIKTIASAITLGTGGSGGREGPIALIGAGFGSWMASKLKLSDRERRIMLAAGMGAGIGAIFRAPLAGAVFAGEILYSDADLEADVIVPAASASVIAYSVYVQSLPVETRFVPLFGAGLDHTFVSPLQLPAYALLAVLLFVMGAIYVRTLSGTQSLFNRLPVIEHLRPAIGAALAGVIGIGLYYALGQQQVLLSVLGTGYRSLQVAVTSAQTIGISFLIAIALAKIVTTSLTIGSGGSGGVFGPSMVIGGCTGAAVGLLLQSVWPDLFTEPEAFAVVGMAGFFSGIARAPISTIIMVRALTGDYGLLLPTMLVSTLTFVLSQHFRLYQRQPRTRMESMAHRGDFIVDVLEGLQVGDLYQRNREIVLIPEGMTLDGIVHRLAYTHQHYFPVIDADQKMVGIFSDDDVRAYLYNDTIWSLAVARDIMLDNFLSLAPDDDLNTALKRFTSHNLDELPVLDPDRPGVFLGMLRRKETIAAYNQRLMELKRTHSDEPETGS, encoded by the coding sequence ATGTCTGACCGTTCTCTCGCCGATACCCGTGTCCATCGCTGGATGAAGCGTTTTGAGCTTCATTCACTGGGCAAGTGGATTTTTTTGGCATCGCTGATCGGACTCGTCGCCGGATTGGCGGCGATCGCGTTTGATGTGCTTGGTCAGTTCGTGCTGCGATTCACGCTTGGCCAATTCGCAGGTTATTCGCCCAGCGAAGCCATCGGGGAACACTCCCGCTTCGGCCACGCCGAAGTTGCGTTCTCGCCTTGGATGGTGATTGCCGTGATGACACTCGGCGGCCTGGTCTCGGGGATCATCGTCTACACGTTGGCACCGGAAACCGCCGGCGCGGGGACCGACGCCGCGATCGATGCGTTCCACAACAAACGTGGCAAGATCCGAGGACGCGTTCCATTGATCAAGACGATCGCCTCGGCCATCACACTGGGAACGGGCGGTTCGGGCGGCCGCGAAGGACCGATTGCTTTGATCGGTGCCGGGTTCGGGTCATGGATGGCCAGCAAGTTGAAACTCAGTGACCGTGAGCGACGCATCATGTTGGCCGCCGGCATGGGCGCCGGGATCGGCGCGATCTTTCGCGCGCCGCTGGCCGGTGCCGTCTTCGCGGGCGAAATCTTGTACAGCGACGCTGACTTGGAAGCCGACGTGATCGTCCCGGCCGCTTCGGCATCCGTCATCGCCTACAGCGTCTACGTGCAATCGTTGCCAGTGGAAACTCGTTTCGTCCCGTTGTTCGGTGCAGGACTCGATCACACGTTCGTCTCACCGCTGCAGCTCCCCGCCTACGCTTTGCTGGCGGTTCTGTTGTTCGTGATGGGGGCCATTTACGTCAGAACGCTGTCGGGGACGCAATCGCTGTTCAATCGTCTGCCCGTCATTGAGCACCTGCGTCCCGCGATCGGTGCAGCGTTGGCTGGAGTGATCGGCATCGGTCTGTACTATGCCCTGGGGCAACAACAGGTCCTGCTGAGCGTGCTGGGAACCGGCTACCGTTCCTTGCAAGTCGCGGTGACCAGCGCCCAGACCATTGGCATCTCGTTCTTGATCGCGATCGCATTGGCGAAAATCGTGACGACTTCGCTGACCATCGGCTCAGGGGGGTCGGGCGGTGTGTTCGGCCCATCGATGGTGATCGGCGGATGCACCGGCGCCGCAGTCGGATTGTTGCTGCAGTCGGTTTGGCCGGATTTGTTCACGGAGCCGGAAGCGTTTGCGGTGGTCGGGATGGCGGGATTCTTTTCCGGGATCGCCAGAGCGCCCATCTCGACGATCATCATGGTGCGTGCCTTGACGGGGGATTACGGACTGCTGTTGCCCACGATGTTGGTTTCGACCTTGACGTTCGTGCTCAGTCAGCACTTTCGGCTTTATCAACGCCAGCCCAGAACGCGAATGGAGTCGATGGCGCACCGCGGCGATTTCATCGTCGATGTCCTGGAAGGCTTGCAGGTCGGGGATTTGTACCAGCGGAATCGCGAGATCGTGTTGATCCCCGAAGGCATGACGCTCGACGGCATCGTCCATCGGTTGGCTTACACACATCAGCACTATTTCCCCGTCATCGATGCTGATCAAAAGATGGTGGGGATCTTTAGCGACGATGACGTGAGGGCGTATTTGTACAACGACACGATCTGGAGTCTCGCCGTTGCTCGCGACATCATGCTGGACAATTTTCTCTCGCTCGCCCCGGACGATGACCTGAACACGGCGCTAAAACGATTCACCTCACACAACTTGGACGAGCTGCCGGTATTGGACCCCGACCGCCCAGGCGTATTTCTAGGGATGTTACGCCGCAAAGAAACCATCGCCGCGTACAACCAACGCTTGATGGAACTTAAACGCACGCACTCGGACGAACCGGAAACCGGCTCTTGA
- a CDS encoding peroxiredoxin, with protein MRYSIALTLFSLLALVLSAPAISADDAVSLSVGDEAPKFEAKDDSGETWKSTDHVGKKIIVLYFYPADMTGGCTAQACAYRDRMDELAAKDVMVVGVSGDTVENHKLFKKAHDLNFALLADTEGKVANAFGVPVSLGAKTVEKLILGKNESLTRNVTAKRWTFVIGLDGKIAYKDEKVNAKQDPEKIAEVIKDLK; from the coding sequence ATGCGTTACTCAATTGCGTTGACTCTTTTCTCGTTGCTGGCTCTGGTTCTGTCTGCTCCCGCGATCTCGGCCGATGATGCGGTCTCGCTGTCGGTCGGTGATGAGGCGCCGAAGTTTGAGGCGAAGGATGATTCGGGTGAAACTTGGAAGTCGACAGATCATGTCGGCAAAAAGATCATCGTGCTGTACTTCTATCCCGCCGACATGACCGGCGGCTGCACGGCGCAAGCGTGTGCGTACCGAGATCGCATGGACGAGCTGGCTGCGAAAGACGTCATGGTCGTCGGCGTCAGTGGCGACACCGTGGAAAACCACAAACTGTTCAAAAAAGCACACGATCTGAACTTCGCCCTGTTGGCCGACACGGAAGGTAAAGTCGCCAACGCGTTCGGCGTCCCAGTGAGCCTCGGTGCCAAAACGGTCGAGAAGTTGATCTTGGGCAAAAATGAATCGCTGACCCGCAACGTCACCGCCAAACGCTGGACGTTCGTGATCGGCCTGGACGGCAAGATCGCGTACAAAGACGAGAAGGTGAACGCGAAACAAGACCCCGAAAAGATCGCCGAAGTCATCAAGGATTTGAAGTGA
- a CDS encoding peptidylprolyl isomerase → MTTGTLHRLCSAGVLARLLVALLVVALLLVVLPVASISQAADDKYSPEDPIASVAGEPVFLGELNLVLLQRLQFKSLQQVPIQVQQATAALLVRQHLARRALESKGGAALQAIIDRGIASFENDLQRRGGSLAQHAEANRCNQRGLLDQLRWQIAWREYLKSRLNDKNLKLFYERNRAKYAGGRWEVSHLFLPVDPKDPSSAGISDDRIEQILKHLGDASDIITEFAAAARDHSEGGTAREGGYVGWVSKDGDLPSSVMNAVRETKPGAVSTRVVSPLGRHLVLVHAFEPKEVAFEDLPDQSAIRRDATDALFDALVGSQSSVNVQWLIGALKPPAGTELAP, encoded by the coding sequence ATGACCACTGGAACACTTCACCGCCTTTGTTCTGCCGGCGTTTTGGCACGGCTGCTCGTCGCCCTGCTGGTCGTCGCTCTGCTGCTCGTCGTCTTGCCGGTCGCCTCCATCTCGCAAGCCGCTGATGATAAGTATTCCCCCGAAGATCCGATCGCGTCGGTCGCAGGCGAGCCGGTTTTCTTGGGTGAACTGAATCTCGTGCTGTTGCAGCGGTTGCAATTCAAGAGCTTGCAACAAGTGCCGATCCAGGTCCAACAAGCGACGGCCGCGTTGTTGGTTCGCCAACACTTGGCACGCAGGGCGTTGGAATCCAAAGGTGGCGCGGCCCTGCAGGCAATCATTGATCGTGGGATCGCGTCGTTCGAAAACGACTTGCAGCGACGCGGCGGCTCGCTCGCACAGCATGCCGAAGCAAACCGGTGCAACCAACGCGGTCTGCTGGATCAGCTTCGCTGGCAAATCGCATGGAGGGAATATCTCAAGAGCCGACTGAACGACAAGAATCTGAAATTGTTCTACGAACGCAATCGGGCAAAGTACGCGGGCGGCCGCTGGGAGGTTTCGCATCTCTTCCTACCCGTGGACCCCAAGGATCCGTCCTCCGCAGGCATCAGCGACGATCGCATCGAGCAGATCCTCAAGCATCTCGGGGACGCGTCAGACATCATCACCGAATTTGCCGCCGCTGCGCGAGATCACAGCGAAGGAGGAACAGCGCGTGAAGGTGGCTACGTCGGTTGGGTTTCCAAAGACGGTGACTTGCCGTCGTCGGTCATGAATGCGGTTCGCGAAACCAAGCCAGGTGCCGTCAGCACGCGAGTCGTTAGCCCGCTCGGACGTCATCTTGTTTTGGTGCACGCGTTCGAACCCAAAGAAGTCGCCTTCGAAGATCTGCCGGATCAGTCAGCGATTCGACGCGACGCAACGGACGCTTTATTTGATGCGTTGGTGGGCAGCCAATCGTCTGTGAATGTCCAATGGCTGATTGGTGCACTGAAGCCACCGGCAGGAACCGAGCTGGCTCCATAA
- a CDS encoding NRDE family protein, with amino-acid sequence MCLLAVQYKLVPESPILVAANREEYFDRPSLPPSIQSGKPRVLCGIDQKAGGSWLGVNQNGLFVGVCNRATPTPLFGQRSRGLLALDLLRCTTSARALDKALDELANTRYDGCNLIIADGQTGYAIHSGQTQDVVELRPGLNIVGAHNLNDPDDPRVQMAHRLLTLQTLDSPVKFLAVASRVFARAPVGPGRPSMVIRNKDYGTVSSSLIALGVKPRDAIYQFSNGAPDRSKYEDCSPMLRDILSRGLREARTKAKASV; translated from the coding sequence ATGTGCTTATTGGCCGTTCAGTACAAGTTGGTCCCGGAAAGTCCTATTCTTGTGGCCGCGAACCGCGAAGAGTATTTCGATCGCCCGAGTTTGCCGCCGTCCATTCAATCCGGAAAGCCACGTGTGCTGTGCGGGATTGATCAAAAGGCCGGCGGCAGTTGGTTGGGCGTCAATCAAAACGGTTTGTTCGTCGGCGTCTGCAACCGAGCAACGCCGACACCTCTGTTCGGACAACGCTCCCGCGGCTTGCTAGCCTTGGACTTGTTGCGATGCACCACTTCGGCGCGAGCGTTGGACAAAGCGCTCGACGAGCTGGCCAACACGCGTTACGACGGCTGCAACCTGATCATCGCTGATGGTCAAACCGGCTACGCCATTCACTCCGGTCAAACGCAAGACGTTGTCGAGTTGCGTCCAGGGTTGAACATCGTAGGTGCGCATAACTTGAACGACCCTGATGATCCACGCGTTCAGATGGCACATCGCCTGTTGACGCTGCAGACGTTGGACTCACCGGTCAAGTTTCTGGCGGTGGCGAGTCGTGTGTTTGCCCGTGCTCCGGTTGGCCCTGGTCGGCCCAGCATGGTGATTCGCAACAAGGATTACGGAACCGTCAGCAGTTCGCTGATCGCACTGGGAGTCAAACCCCGCGACGCGATCTATCAGTTCAGTAACGGAGCGCCGGATCGTTCAAAATACGAAGACTGCTCCCCGATGTTGCGAGACATCCTGAGCCGCGGACTTCGTGAGGCACGAACCAAAGCGAAAGCCAGCGTCTGA
- a CDS encoding S1 family peptidase, whose translation MFHFKPGELIRRQLYAVCLLAASSSFAGIASAGDYQTILRSTAWIITSDAENQTSTGTGVYIDAEKKLIVTNAHVVGESRKAVVFFADVKDGKPQVKRKHYLSNILKLGIQGNVVAVDRKRDLALIQLPNVPGDAVPMDLADASTTPGADIDLIGNPGDGDILWVYTDGTVRSVYDKKFKSNHGEHEFLAVETQTLIKPGDSGGPIVDADGKLIAIAQSFSPSSPLVSYCVDVTEIRNIIASPWKSAPLPSKVLLDETGMPYTKHTSGHYQIDRKIGTNTQAVFVAKDTEYHERADIRRVWSTVLTSQTAPDADLMMRLMRQSSATKLGAWAIEKNETEGYIVFFVAKLDATASDEALESTVDYVGRLAAAMNKELTPKTTEKSAEETLASWLAE comes from the coding sequence GTGTTCCATTTCAAACCCGGCGAGTTGATTCGCCGCCAGTTGTATGCCGTCTGTCTGCTTGCCGCATCCTCGTCCTTCGCGGGCATCGCGTCAGCAGGGGATTACCAAACGATCCTGCGAAGCACCGCCTGGATCATCACCAGCGACGCGGAAAATCAGACTTCCACCGGCACAGGTGTCTACATCGACGCCGAAAAAAAGCTGATCGTCACCAACGCGCACGTGGTCGGCGAAAGCCGCAAAGCCGTCGTGTTCTTCGCAGACGTCAAAGACGGTAAACCGCAAGTCAAGCGTAAACACTATCTGTCCAACATTCTGAAATTGGGCATCCAAGGCAACGTCGTCGCCGTGGATCGCAAACGCGATTTGGCGTTGATTCAATTACCCAATGTCCCCGGTGACGCGGTCCCCATGGACTTGGCTGATGCCAGCACGACTCCCGGTGCCGACATTGATTTGATCGGAAACCCTGGCGATGGTGACATCTTGTGGGTCTACACCGACGGGACGGTGCGATCGGTTTACGACAAAAAATTCAAGTCCAACCATGGTGAACACGAGTTCTTGGCCGTCGAAACCCAGACCTTGATCAAACCGGGCGACAGCGGCGGCCCGATCGTGGACGCCGACGGAAAGCTCATCGCCATCGCTCAATCGTTTTCGCCATCGAGCCCCCTGGTCAGCTACTGTGTGGACGTCACCGAGATCCGAAACATCATCGCAAGCCCCTGGAAAAGTGCTCCGCTGCCCAGCAAGGTGCTGTTGGACGAAACCGGCATGCCGTACACCAAACACACCAGCGGGCACTACCAAATCGACCGCAAAATCGGCACCAATACGCAGGCCGTCTTTGTCGCCAAGGATACCGAATATCACGAGCGAGCCGACATTCGCCGCGTCTGGTCCACCGTCTTGACGTCCCAAACCGCCCCGGATGCCGACCTGATGATGCGTCTGATGCGTCAGAGTTCGGCGACCAAGCTGGGGGCTTGGGCGATCGAAAAGAACGAAACCGAAGGCTACATCGTGTTTTTCGTCGCCAAATTGGATGCCACAGCCAGTGACGAAGCCTTGGAGAGCACCGTGGACTACGTCGGCCGACTCGCCGCAGCGATGAACAAGGAGCTGACGCCAAAAACAACAGAAAAATCAGCCGAAGAAACCCTGGCTTCTTGGCTCGCCGAGTGA
- a CDS encoding IS4 family transposase, translating into MASWIKDELRTLDLGDKRRERRVALILEQQSEIAESTPSACKDNAKLEATYRLVNNRNIPVDGILKAHNDASIARTAEQPVVILSQDTTVCDLTKPQRQVRGAGPLESRDKFGFFLHPLYAITEDGLVLGTVDQCIWTRDDIKTDLNNTEKVNLRRQQAFEEKESYRWLEMFQSGEQIALAHPQTHYIGVSDSESDIYELLAQTDDLAANYDYVIRGCQDRTVLDQGETRTISEVMQETEFQFQREIDLSERKSLIIGETRARRMSRSARVASISIRARQVTLRGPARPGGRAPDVTINVVEAVETDAPEGEEPIRWLLFTSLPISTISEIERVIGSYCRRWDIELYFKTLKSGMKIEKLKYEQIDTYVRAVTLLMITGFRVEQLKTANRVCPQVSCERFYDASFWKATYLVVFAGREVPETPPTIGEWMLVVAKLGGYLDKKGQGPPGSTTIWRGMQKIESYHEAFLAYKRLIGDV; encoded by the coding sequence ATGGCAAGCTGGATAAAAGATGAGCTTCGGACTTTGGATTTAGGTGATAAGCGGCGGGAGCGACGTGTCGCCCTGATTCTTGAGCAACAGTCCGAGATTGCCGAATCTACGCCCAGTGCGTGTAAGGACAACGCGAAACTTGAGGCAACCTACCGTTTGGTAAACAATCGAAATATCCCTGTGGACGGCATTCTCAAAGCCCACAATGATGCTTCAATCGCTCGCACCGCCGAGCAACCGGTCGTCATCCTATCCCAGGATACCACCGTCTGTGATCTCACCAAACCACAGCGGCAAGTCCGCGGTGCCGGGCCGTTGGAGAGTCGGGACAAATTCGGTTTTTTTCTGCACCCACTCTATGCGATCACCGAGGATGGACTTGTTCTGGGCACGGTCGATCAGTGCATTTGGACGCGTGATGACATCAAGACGGATCTGAACAACACAGAAAAAGTCAACCTGCGACGCCAGCAAGCCTTTGAAGAAAAAGAAAGCTACCGTTGGCTGGAGATGTTTCAAAGTGGCGAGCAAATCGCACTGGCTCATCCCCAGACGCACTACATTGGCGTCTCGGACAGCGAGTCTGATATTTATGAATTGCTAGCGCAAACCGATGATCTGGCGGCCAACTATGACTACGTCATTCGTGGTTGCCAAGATCGCACAGTGCTCGATCAAGGTGAAACCAGGACGATCTCCGAAGTGATGCAGGAGACGGAGTTTCAGTTTCAGCGTGAAATCGATTTAAGCGAGCGAAAGTCATTAATTATCGGAGAAACGCGTGCTCGTCGGATGAGTCGCAGTGCCCGGGTAGCATCGATTTCGATTCGTGCCCGGCAGGTCACTTTACGCGGCCCGGCACGCCCTGGTGGTCGTGCTCCCGACGTGACGATCAATGTTGTCGAGGCCGTCGAAACGGACGCACCCGAAGGCGAAGAGCCGATCCGCTGGTTACTTTTTACATCGCTCCCCATTTCGACGATCTCGGAAATCGAACGAGTCATTGGTTCTTATTGTCGCCGCTGGGACATCGAACTGTATTTCAAGACGCTCAAGAGCGGCATGAAGATTGAGAAGCTGAAGTACGAGCAGATCGATACATACGTGCGTGCGGTGACGCTTTTGATGATCACTGGGTTTCGAGTCGAGCAACTCAAGACCGCCAATCGAGTTTGTCCGCAAGTCAGTTGCGAGCGTTTCTACGATGCCAGTTTTTGGAAGGCGACGTACCTCGTGGTCTTTGCCGGACGTGAGGTTCCCGAAACACCTCCCACGATCGGCGAATGGATGCTGGTGGTCGCCAAGCTTGGCGGCTATCTGGACAAGAAAGGCCAAGGCCCGCCCGGCTCCACAACGATCTGGCGAGGAATGCAGAAAATCGAGTCGTACCACGAAGCTTTCCTCGCCTACAAAAGGCTCATCGGAGATGTGTAG
- a CDS encoding DUF1570 domain-containing protein, giving the protein MSSITAALVGSPRCSAASPGMLEFLASGRVQHGIALIDLQHEMVVLDRHGEIHWLDRQAKQNVRQLDASYEPASVMELKNSLQSEFGKQFEVLTTQNFLVVQPRGRGTRWPDLFEQSHRAFVSYMSRRGVEIRRGRFPMIAVVFPDSSAMYAEFKRRSIDMPRVAGIYSSDSNRVMTHDGGYTPSVAQTVRHEAAHQSAFNYGVHSRVVNTPKWISEGIGQMFEPESMVSQQAGLAIRDRVNQDSMTLLIRNYDSGRSPEFALRMMELIGDDALFKGRDTVSDAYAISWAMMYYLAEREPKAFAQILQLTSRKPTYADYSRADRLRDFESVVGVNPMDFSKRVAWFLGSLQ; this is encoded by the coding sequence ATGTCAAGTATCACTGCCGCTCTCGTGGGCTCACCGCGATGCTCCGCAGCCTCGCCAGGGATGCTGGAGTTTCTGGCTTCTGGACGGGTGCAGCACGGAATCGCCTTGATCGATCTGCAACACGAGATGGTCGTCCTGGATCGCCACGGAGAGATTCACTGGCTGGACAGGCAGGCCAAGCAAAACGTCCGCCAGTTGGACGCGTCCTACGAACCGGCGTCCGTGATGGAGCTCAAAAACAGCTTGCAAAGTGAGTTTGGCAAGCAATTCGAAGTGCTCACAACGCAGAATTTTCTGGTCGTGCAACCTCGTGGACGTGGTACTCGCTGGCCGGACTTGTTCGAACAATCTCACCGCGCCTTTGTCAGCTACATGTCGCGACGCGGTGTGGAAATTCGCCGCGGTCGTTTTCCCATGATCGCGGTCGTGTTTCCGGATTCCTCCGCGATGTACGCAGAATTCAAACGCCGATCCATCGACATGCCACGCGTGGCCGGTATTTACTCCAGCGACTCCAATCGTGTGATGACTCACGACGGCGGCTACACGCCTTCGGTCGCCCAAACCGTGCGTCACGAAGCCGCCCACCAATCCGCATTCAACTACGGGGTGCACAGCCGAGTGGTCAACACGCCGAAGTGGATCAGTGAGGGCATCGGGCAAATGTTCGAACCGGAGAGCATGGTCAGCCAGCAAGCCGGCTTAGCAATCCGAGATCGAGTCAACCAAGACAGCATGACGCTGCTGATCCGAAATTACGACTCAGGCAGGTCACCCGAATTCGCACTGCGGATGATGGAACTGATCGGCGACGACGCTCTGTTCAAAGGCCGAGACACGGTCAGTGATGCGTACGCGATCTCATGGGCGATGATGTACTACTTGGCCGAACGTGAACCAAAGGCGTTCGCCCAAATCCTCCAGTTGACGTCTCGCAAGCCGACCTATGCGGACTACTCACGGGCGGATCGACTCCGCGATTTTGAATCCGTCGTGGGCGTCAACCCGATGGACTTCAGCAAACGCGTCGCTTGGTTCCTAGGATCGTTGCAATAG
- a CDS encoding DEAD/DEAH box helicase, which translates to MSDQNQADGATQVESATGSDHLLSVDSASIESALASLMTSELIMTDSVSTDSVDSPVESTEPEATQPAEPESAAAPVLDTTAILCTDPVATSPAEVVPAEEASLIAPPAEDSPQADAAQPADDEQPPVESKKKRKKRLAAEAAEAELAVKLAALAGGATDASDSSDANSDKNTATGFAALKLCDRVHQAVEQSGYDTPTDIQSEVIPHIMAGRDVLAQSQTGTGKTAAFALPLLSRLSLTKRAPQVLVLAPTRELAMQVADSFATYSEHMSGVRVAAVYGGQDYEIQFRQLKRGVHVVVGTPGRVIDHIKRGTLDLSELDCLVLDEADEMLNMGFLEDVQFVLDQTPERRQVALFSATLPAPIRAIADRYLNDPAKVTVKTKTVSAESIRQRAVFVAPRDKLDVLTRFLEAEKTDGVIVFTKTKDSTVQVAEQLCRQGISAVALNGDMPQKVRERTIEQLKDGRLDVLVATDVAARGLDVRRISHVFNYDLPHDSESYIHRIGRTGRAGRTGEAIIFLTNAQRNKVRLIERATKGTLEVVQAPSSEQINALRVEQFKQQITAVSAEQDLTMFKQLLVDYSIETGKSMEMIAAALAQISLQGRDFLMKERPKRAKTHEAPGREDRAFDGRSDDDRGPRRPRYEIRPVEEGMLRYRIEVGRRDGVKPGNIVGAVANEGGIDSEFIGPITINDGYSTIDLPQGMPTTIFETLQKTRVCGKVMRISVAKDEPSDQDGGYKGSRPSGGYAKRGGPNVRSGKPGGKPGGKFKGGFKGGFASGKSAGKSGGKPFKGKKNSKRSGSR; encoded by the coding sequence GTGTCTGACCAAAACCAGGCCGATGGTGCGACTCAAGTCGAGTCCGCCACCGGCAGCGATCACCTATTGTCTGTTGACTCCGCTTCGATTGAGTCCGCTCTTGCATCGTTGATGACCAGCGAACTCATCATGACTGACAGCGTCTCAACCGACAGTGTTGACTCACCCGTCGAGTCGACCGAGCCGGAAGCTACCCAGCCGGCCGAACCTGAATCGGCAGCCGCCCCCGTGCTCGACACCACTGCCATTCTGTGCACGGATCCTGTGGCTACGAGTCCTGCCGAAGTCGTACCGGCAGAAGAAGCGAGTCTTATTGCGCCACCCGCAGAGGATTCCCCACAAGCAGATGCTGCGCAGCCTGCTGACGATGAGCAACCGCCGGTCGAGTCCAAAAAGAAACGCAAGAAACGGCTTGCCGCTGAAGCAGCCGAAGCAGAACTGGCCGTCAAACTTGCTGCCCTAGCAGGTGGAGCAACCGACGCATCGGACTCCAGCGACGCAAACAGCGACAAGAACACGGCAACCGGTTTCGCTGCGTTGAAGTTGTGTGACCGAGTTCACCAAGCGGTCGAACAGTCCGGTTATGACACACCGACGGACATTCAATCCGAAGTCATCCCGCACATCATGGCCGGACGCGACGTGTTGGCTCAGTCGCAGACCGGGACCGGAAAGACGGCCGCCTTTGCGTTGCCCCTCCTGTCCCGTTTGTCATTGACCAAACGTGCCCCGCAAGTCTTGGTGCTGGCACCGACGCGTGAGTTGGCGATGCAGGTCGCCGATTCGTTCGCGACGTATTCCGAGCACATGTCGGGTGTTCGCGTGGCAGCCGTTTACGGCGGACAAGATTACGAGATCCAGTTTCGTCAGCTCAAACGCGGCGTCCACGTCGTCGTCGGCACCCCCGGACGCGTCATCGATCACATCAAACGCGGCACGCTGGATTTGAGCGAGCTGGATTGTTTGGTGTTGGACGAAGCGGATGAGATGTTGAACATGGGTTTCTTGGAGGACGTGCAATTCGTTCTCGATCAAACGCCCGAAAGACGCCAAGTCGCTTTGTTCTCGGCCACGTTGCCGGCACCGATTCGCGCCATCGCCGATCGCTATTTGAACGATCCGGCCAAGGTCACCGTCAAGACCAAGACCGTCAGCGCCGAGTCGATCCGACAACGAGCCGTGTTCGTCGCGCCTCGTGACAAACTGGACGTGTTGACTCGATTCCTGGAAGCCGAAAAGACGGACGGCGTGATCGTGTTTACCAAGACCAAGGACTCGACCGTCCAAGTCGCGGAGCAACTGTGTCGTCAAGGCATCTCGGCGGTCGCGCTCAACGGCGACATGCCGCAAAAGGTTCGCGAGCGAACGATCGAGCAACTCAAGGACGGACGGTTGGACGTGTTGGTGGCCACCGATGTCGCCGCCCGCGGCTTGGACGTGCGACGCATCAGCCACGTGTTCAATTATGACTTGCCGCACGACAGTGAGTCCTACATTCACCGCATCGGACGAACCGGACGCGCGGGACGAACCGGCGAAGCGATCATTTTCTTGACCAATGCACAACGCAACAAAGTGCGTTTGATCGAACGGGCCACCAAAGGAACTTTGGAAGTCGTCCAGGCACCCTCGTCAGAGCAGATCAACGCGCTCCGCGTGGAGCAGTTCAAACAACAGATTACCGCGGTTTCGGCCGAGCAAGATTTGACGATGTTCAAACAACTGCTCGTCGACTACTCCATCGAGACGGGCAAGTCGATGGAGATGATTGCCGCAGCGTTGGCACAGATTTCTTTACAAGGTCGCGACTTCTTGATGAAGGAACGACCCAAACGCGCGAAGACGCACGAAGCGCCCGGCCGCGAGGATCGTGCCTTTGATGGACGAAGTGACGACGATCGGGGGCCTCGACGCCCTCGTTATGAAATCCGGCCGGTCGAAGAAGGCATGTTGCGGTACCGCATCGAAGTCGGCCGTCGTGACGGTGTCAAACCGGGCAACATCGTCGGAGCCGTGGCCAACGAAGGCGGTATCGACAGCGAGTTCATCGGCCCGATCACGATCAATGACGGATACAGCACAATCGATCTGCCCCAAGGAATGCCCACGACGATCTTTGAAACCCTGCAAAAGACTCGCGTTTGTGGCAAAGTCATGCGGATCAGCGTCGCCAAAGATGAACCAAGTGACCAGGACGGAGGCTACAAAGGCTCGCGACCGAGTGGCGGATACGCCAAACGGGGCGGACCCAACGTCAGATCTGGAAAACCGGGCGGAAAACCCGGCGGGAAGTTCAAAGGCGGCTTCAAAGGCGGTTTCGCCAGTGGCAAATCGGCCGGCAAGTCCGGCGGCAAACCCTTCAAAGGCAAGAAAAACAGCAAACGCTCGGGAAGCCGCTGA